Within the Bacillus spongiae genome, the region ATGATGCTTAAAATTATCTTATGTGCCTACACACAATCGGTCTTTTCTGGACGTAAAATTGAAGCTCTATTAAAAGACAGTATTCGTATGATGTGGTTAGCTCAAGGACATGAACCAAGCTACCGCACAATCAATCGATTCCGTGTTCAACCAGAAGTGAAAGAATTAATTCGGGAATGTTTTGTCCAA harbors:
- a CDS encoding transposase, giving the protein MFKNYIMNQLVLPLDLEVKLQNNDIAFHVHHLVESIPHKAFESFLRNEGCPAYHPRMMLKIILCAYTQSVFSGRKIEALLKDSIRMMWLAQGHEPSYRTINRFRVQPEVKELIRECFVQ